acctttatatgtagtgaccaatgtatcatttaaaaggtattatttcgtacattatgacagagaccgtacttcaaaatcttcaaaaatggacttatcggtttttgcaaacaaactcttcaagtataCCAGGCCAAAATCAGACTAGAACTCGCGCATCTTTATTATGAATATTTCACAAGCGAAAAGACAATTTTAGCAACAAATCTTTAGATATAAAATTCATGTTACGTAATACATGTATCGAAGAGGCCACGTCAGATGAAATACCATTGGGAAGTGCAATGAGACTTTTACTCAGAGGAAAGTAACGGAAATCGGAAAATGTTACAAACAGCAGAAGACCATATATCAACCATGATACATCTATATATCattatgaagaaacaaactggtaatgcatttttggccaataaagaatgagtttacgCAGAAAattcgagtcgaataaactcattctttattggccaaaaatgcattcccagtttgtttcttcatttcttcgtggagcTTTTTAATCTcaacatgtatatatcatataaaatataagaaggagTCTCGAATGATAAGTCATTATATTAGTATACACTACACTGACGAAGGCCCGAGGCGggtggaaatttttgtgaataaaaaccttcttgttggGATTACAAATGGCGTTGTTATGCTTTTATgattcatgtatattttgtttgcaAAGACTTATGATTGTATACACTGACGAAGGCCAGAGGcgggccatttttttttttttttttaataaaaaccTTGTTGGAACAGCGAATGGCGTACTCAAGACTCCTTCTTCtacttatcataatcatataaaaTCAACAGGGGGAAGATCAcgagaattgtttttttttttcaggtttatCTACTTACTTCCTGTAGACGTCATCGTACATCGAAAGAAGAACAGAcacaatcaaacacacacagacacagacacacacatacacacacacacacacacacacacaaaggtttTCGTTTCCCTTGGTTATGATCAATATTATTATGCTTTGGCCACATCGTCTGCCGTCCCTTCGTCTCCCATGCCAGCACACCGCAGCTTCCGTTCCAGGTTTTCATACTCGGAATCCATCTTCTCGAATCGCCTTTCGATGTTGGCATTGACTGAGTTCAGCTGCCGAATGAAATCCTGCAGTTCTGCCTTGGCTCCCACTATTTGCTTCATCCGCTGGCCAAGGTCCGCGCTGTCTTTATCCCAGTTATCAAGTCGAGACCGAATCGTTGCGTTTACTTTGTTCATCTCTTCAAGCGTATTGTGTAATTCTAGAGTTTTCCGTTTCAGCAATTGCTTCTCAAGTTTTAGTTCCTTGTTAGAGTCCGACAACATTTGATTGCCGGCTTTAACTTCGGCGAGACTCTGGGTCAGGGCAACTTTATTGGCTTCGAGATGAACGACCTCCTGGGTAAGCTTGGAGATGTCGGCTTCCAGATGACGCACGGTGTCTTCAAGAGACCCAATCGTCGATTTAGATTGGAGCACCTCGGCAGACAAGTCCACATTCATTTTGCGTGCCGCACGCAAATCAGACTCGAGCTTCCTGCTATCGCGTTCAGCGCGTTGACGCGCATCCGAATTGGCTTGATTTTCTGCACGCAGTTGATGGACCTCGACGCTCATGTCGCCGACTTGTCCGCGCATTATGGCAAGCTGTACTTCGTTTTCGGCAGTGTTTTTCGACAACTTAGCAGATTTTGTACTCTCCTCAAGGTGAGCCTTTTCCAGCCTGCTAAGTTCCTCACTCATCTGACGCTTTTCCTCTTTTATAGCAGAGAGAGTCTTTTGCATTTCAGCCGATTCTCTTTCCGCCTTTCTGCGAGCGACATCCATTGCCGATAGCTCTTCGTTAACGGTTTTCAGCTTGTCGCTCAAGAACTTCTTCTCTTTGATCACTTCAGCCAGCTTTACCTCCAGCTGCGAGTTCACAGAATCGAGATTCTTGATTTCGAGCAGGTAATTTTCGCGCGATTGATTCGCCTGGGCCAGTTGGTTTTGCTTCTCCTTTGCTTCGCGAGTTAGCTTTGCGACTCGTAGACGGAGAGACGAGTTCTCATTGGCGATCCTTGTCAGTTGGTCCTCCACGTCCGAATAAACGTCGCGGAGTCTGCCGATCTCTGACTTGAGCGCTCGGGTCCTCAGCTGCATACACTGACCGGGTTCCTTCGCGTCAGCAACAGGGAGACATTCTGAGTCACTGCTGCTAACAGTTGAAAGGCTACCAATACTAACGGAGCTAACGGAACTGAGGGTATACGTCGCGTTGGTAGGAATGGCTTTTGGTTCTTCTGTCTTGGCTTCGGCGATTTTAACCTTAGCGACCTCTTTGACGTCTTCAGCCCGGTTCGCCGAGTTTATGGCTTCTTCTCGCCAGTCGCTGTCTATCATTTCTTGGAGCTGCTTCATCGCCTCGacttttgcttctgtttcagcTATGTACCGCTTTTCCAGATCCTGGTACAGTGCCTGCATCTGGGTTATGTCATTCTCCATGGCAATGATCTCATCTCGAAGCAGCCCGTTTTCTTCTCTCATAGCCGTGATCCCCCTGGTCTCTTCTAGGaactttctttctgtctgttcaCCCTTGTCTCGTGTTTCTTTATGTCCCTCTCTGATTTGTGTTCCTACTGTCCGCCTCTTGGTAGACTGCGAGATCTTCGCTGATTCCTTCGTTTCCTTCATTTCCGTGGCCTTCTCAGCAGCCTTAGCCCCACCGCTAAATGCTTCTTCCACTAGCTTTTCGATGATCTTGTCGTCGTCTATGTCCGGATCGTCGTCGTCCCTTTCTTGGAGGGTCGCACTGAGATCGACCACGGACTGAAACTGGTCGATCAGCCTGCTGAGTGTGGCCTGAACTTGACGGGAAATTTCTTCGCTTGCCAGATCGTCATCCTCGTGCCCGCTTTCCGTGCCTGCTTCCTCGCGACCAACATATTCTAGGACCGTCTGGCAAAGGCGGGCGATGTTACCGCTGAAGGACGTCTCCAGATCGGCGAGTTCCTTCATGGCGCAATATCTATGTTAAAAGTGATATGTAGATAAAACCAGGAAGGTAGAATAGCGGTCACAATAAACCGTTTAGTTCGACACCTTTGTAATGCTTTTTTCTATGACAACCACGTGTTCATTAAACAGATACTGAATATTCGAGTATGCCTACTTCCATTTTACATAAAATTTGGTCGTGAAACATAACTAtgagagagagtgaaaaaaaaccATATATTGCCTAAATTTGGCCGTAAAGTAAATTGAGTTTGGCAGTGAAGATTACTAGCAATCTGGCCACACTTGTATCTCTAGCCTGAAACGCATGCACAACCTGAGCCGACTTATTCTTCTCTTTTCTGGATAAGAAAAATACATTATTAAAGGGAagcaaaacccaaagagcaatgtggattgagtgaaaacagcaacattagtagaacacatcagtgaaagtttgaggaaaattgaacaatcgatgcaaaagttatgaatttttaaagttttggtgttggaaccgctggatgaggagactacttgaggttatgacgtataagtggacaacaatataaagaaaatataaagaaaattccacaaaaattcacttttctagcattatgaatgagcacttgactaaccgcttttagaaagcagggggaataattgctacccttaacatatgttagtatcaagttgatggaatgtgtaattttcatgaaaaaagaatttttgtggaattccctttatattttctttatttggttgtccactcatacgtcataacctctagtagtctcctcatccagcggttccaacaccaaaactttaaaaatgcataacttttgcatcgattgtccaattttcctcaaactttcaataatgtgttctactaatattgctgctttcactcaatccacattgctatTTGGATTTTGGTTCCCTTTAAAGACTAATCACGATCACAAACTATTGGTGGGCCTATTGGTGGCTACCAAAACATATCATGTCTTAAATAATGGTGGCCTGACATCTGTTTGTGGTGGCACAGGGCTACCAGGCCACCGCTAATGTCGAACAttttttatgtgtatgtattgtataatgtatgtatggcTGTCTAACCCCTTTCCCTTAAGTTATCATGGGAACACCACAGAAGACAAATCAACACCTCGTTTTTACTAAACATTGGTATCGCTGCATGATGCGGACGATGTTTTTAGTCACAACGATCGCTGAGCCAAAAATTTCATCCTTGTTTCCCCTTTTCTGGGTTGACATCACCAGTTTCAATATTGCCTGCGGCCTCCGTTAGTCAAGAATGACCATGGATAATGTCCAAGTTGCTGTCAGCTACATATTGGCTGGAGCAGCATATCTTTTGATTCCAAACACCTGTGCCTGAGTAAAAGGCTGTCTATTATAGGTGACATTTCGTGCATCAAAGATTAATATTTTCATATGCCAAATATTCACatattcctcttaaaattgtttttatacACACTGTGACGAAATCTAAATATTTGAAGAACATTCAAAATTCATACATTTCATAAAGTTGGTTGCTCTTGATGTAATTTCATAATGGCAAAACACAATCTGCTTTACACCTTTACTACGAACAGACTCAAAATGCCGATGTTGAGGACCAACCTGGATTCTCTGCGGGTCGTCGATGAAGGAGTCCGGTCATTGCCAGGCGAGGAGGTGTCTTTCGAGGCTCTCTTAGATCCACGGAGCTGATGTGAGGTCCTACACAAGAAACCATTTCGATACCACACGCTCTGAATTCAATAGTAGTCATCCAACAGCTCAACTCGATCAATAGAAACTGCATGGATCACAAAAggtgcggtcagactggcaaaagatcgagaagtttaacaTCGCGAagtcttcgcgatcttttgtcgtgcggtcacactggcaaaacttcgagatcttaaagatcgcgatcttaaacctctcgatcttttgccagtctgaccgcgtcTAAAGACTACTGAGCTCGCATAGATTCCTATACATATAATCATGTGTATTGTGTTATTCTatataacataaaaatacataaacagtTTTATTTCAAAGTCCTAGTACACTATAATGGATAATCTATCCAGACTGCATGGCTTACTTGTACTTGTTACTCAAAATCTCACTCTTTTTGTATAATTGAAATAAACAATACTGTAAGAATGAGACTCACATCACAGATTAATGCTGCAGCATACGTTTTCATGCATTAAACATTTCCGTTCATCATCATGCGATTTCTGTTGTGTGTTTTCAAATTACATTACAGCAGGCCCTAATGTTAATGTCATAATCATTCCAATAATTCCAAATTTTCAGAATGAAGACATAGGAAAGcctaatcatggatttaaatcgCATATTCAGACCTGTGAATAGAATTGATCACCCGGAATTGCGATTGAAACCATGGGGAATCATGTTTAAGAAGTAAACAGTGTATTATACCTCGCCTGATTGTAAGCTTTCTTTGTGTTAGTCGGTGTTTCCGAATGTCGATTAGAGCGTATACGTCGCTTCTCGTTGAGAGCGCAATCGTAATACTTCTGAAACGTCTTGCTCGGTTTACCCTCTCGATCTGTTACCGTTCCATTCAGCATGATGTAGATCTGAATTTTTTGTTAGAGTCCagaaaaacaaaccattaaAAACTACAAATAAACAACTTGTTCTCTAAAGAGGAatgatctgttgttgttgttgttttcagagGTAGGCCTATATCGGGTTGTGAGACCCAATATTTAATAAAACTAAACAGATCAGGCGATTCTCTCACGTTGGAAGAAAATATAATGTGCATGTTGGATGTTGCAAGTGCTTGATTTATTCATAAGTGCTGCGATGCGACATTTCAATGTAGATAAAATGCTGTtaataatcttttctttttttgcttagtCATGTTGACACTGCATCATAACTTGATTAAACTTTCAATAGAATCATAATCAGAGAAAAGATTATAACAGAAAATACAGcaacgaggaaaaaaaaagatgatttgaTTATAGGTTTGTTTCAATTCCTTTAAGCAGAGACGTGGTGTTCTTCGCattgcttctttgtttgttttgtttttcaaaacagTCCGTGGAGATCCGTCAATTTAACTTTGACATGCCGCCTGTGTTCACTTCATTGCTGGTAAAGGATAAATAGGTGACCGTGCATCACGAAACCAacaaaatcctttgcacactcttcactttcaactctcataacttttgaaagaataatggTACTGCTCCAAAAGTTGGAATTAATCATggaaagaatgtgttaataaagcatgctccATTTCAGCttgatctgataatcccttcattgttgttgctccggtggtttaccgcatgtcttttgtcccattcatcacacagctcgcacggtttggtaaagattaaacgcttgaatagactcttatacttcagagcctcttttctacgttcacacttttccagagtatgtGCTTTCCTTcgaatatttagataggttaggagagtccatttgaattgagtcaTCGTACATcaatttaaagcttagagtccgTTTTTCAGAATcagctcttaactaaaaatccatgtatcTGGAgaccttttgttggttttgtgatgcagggtcacaaagtGTATACAAAAAATTACGGGCCTTCTAATGATGTTAagggggccggggggggggggggcgtcctATGGGAACCATGCGATTACTGTAATAGCTTCTTTTATCACATGATGAGAAATACCTTCTACAAAGAGATCGAGCAAATATATTGGACATTACTGCCTACGTAAGCACACCTGCTTGCCGTTCAGAAACACACGGTCTTCGTACTCGACGAGGACAACGCACCGGCCGTCGTTTGCCTCGCAGAGGGTCAAGTCAAAGGTGCCGAAGTCCTTGCTGTAGGGGAGCGCCGGTGACATGACGTCCGGTGTTTGAGGTTTACGGCGGGCCGGGCTGGACGCCGGAGAACGCTCGATCCTGTTATCAGAAACGTTGGCTTCATGTTTCTTCTTGACACGTCCCTGCTCCTTTCTTTCaagtaaagaaaataatcagGGAAACTGAAGTAACAAAATTTCCTGCATTTAGTTACATGAAGCACAACAACACAGCATATGGATAATCTATCATTATTTGGGCCTATGTACCGCACTAgtagtatttatttatttgttcatttatatttcgttttattttcataGGGTATAGCCCTTTCAGTTAAAAAACTGATTTACAAAGGGGCCCTGCATAAAAACGATATACAAAATACAGTATGAttgagggtaccacctatcgtcaccctaaggatctgtagcttgtttattccaaaagtataaaacaaattcgcctaaatcttatctcaaatatgccatgaatactgcagttttgaatgtcgtgaccgtctcgttgattctgaatctccgttttaaaatagcgcaattttagtgtgTGCGTTCcattttcttcgcgcagcttaAAAGGGCACCTTACGacaccccctccctccataggtaatacacgtgaatttcacagcctgCGTCGTTACcgtgagcggatgtgtaattgaaacgtgtttagtctggtttgttagtttgtttgtgagtttgattttcgtttcttcgtttttattgttttcatagcaaatggcacttaatcccacgcgtacatttcgttctatacgcaaacagccatgatatgCAGGGTGCCGATATTAAGGTatcctgccgataggtggtacccttaCCATACATGCAAAATTGAATATAAAAGTACagtaagtcaaaaaaaaaaaggagaaaaaaacatCACATATGGCTTACAAActcaatacaatatatatatatatatatataatgcacatGTATAAAATGCTGAATAACAAGTAAAAGTAGTATACACTGGTTGCCAATTTTCTTGGATTTAGGCCCTACATGGTAgaaatctatatctatatccAGTTCTCGTCACTATCACAGCGCAGTTAGATTtagtaaacattcataattagCATGACACAAAACGGGTCATATAACTGATATGAAAGTCTACCATTGTCTACCTGTGCTGAGAGCTTAGATGGCCGCAATATCCCCAAAATGCTTTTTATCATCAAATGTCAAGTTGTCACCTTAATGGCAATTAAGTAACCACccaaagaataaaataaaagaggGTAGGGTGGTCTATGACctaaaagaatataaaaaataagcataaatacacacacataaaaaaaacatttataCAAAATACACCGGAAATTCCTGTCGGTAAACTGTAATTTACCCAAATACATAATCCCACTAGAATTCTAGACGTGGTCTAGTCATGTCTTGGACTGCAGATACTGACAAGGTGCgaggaacaaaagaaaaaaaaaagagtcataaTTGAAATTGAGAAACGGAGATTTCGACAACTGATAAATTTTTATGTGTTAGTATGATTATGGACTGACATTCACAAATTCCATCTGCTTGAAGTTTATTACGAAATTATCTGAAACTATTAGGAGATAGGCCCTATCTTATATAAGTTGCATCGGTGGCTTCCcgaatattttcatcttctcttgtcatcatctttgtGAACTCCCTTATCTATATCATTCCTGTGATGACTGAATCATCCTGCTACACCTATCTAACTCACCTGGACGTCTGGCGATTCTGTGGATTATCAGCAACACCAGCAGGGCTGTCAT
The sequence above is drawn from the Diadema setosum chromosome 19, eeDiaSeto1, whole genome shotgun sequence genome and encodes:
- the LOC140242223 gene encoding uncharacterized protein, translating into MPLQNPFSPSRLRRRLSRETLSIGKSSPDGLAKQVRNNSRLDKDGVAGSSPPRNRRDNTLAQRRKRLNLNDSPAGVADNPQNRQTSRKEQGRVKKKHEANVSDNRIERSPASSPARRKPQTPDVMSPALPYSKDFGTFDLTLCEANDGRCVVLVEYEDRVFLNGKQIYIMLNGTVTDREGKPSKTFQKYYDCALNEKRRIRSNRHSETPTNTKKAYNQARTSHQLRGSKRASKDTSSPGNDRTPSSTTRRESRYCAMKELADLETSFSGNIARLCQTVLEYVGREEAGTESGHEDDDLASEEISRQVQATLSRLIDQFQSVVDLSATLQERDDDDPDIDDDKIIEKLVEEAFSGGAKAAEKATEMKETKESAKISQSTKRRTVGTQIREGHKETRDKGEQTERKFLEETRGITAMREENGLLRDEIIAMENDITQMQALYQDLEKRYIAETEAKVEAMKQLQEMIDSDWREEAINSANRAEDVKEVAKVKIAEAKTEEPKAIPTNATYTLSSVSSVSIGSLSTVSSSDSECLPVADAKEPGQCMQLRTRALKSEIGRLRDVYSDVEDQLTRIANENSSLRLRVAKLTREAKEKQNQLAQANQSRENYLLEIKNLDSVNSQLEVKLAEVIKEKKFLSDKLKTVNEELSAMDVARRKAERESAEMQKTLSAIKEEKRQMSEELSRLEKAHLEESTKSAKLSKNTAENEVQLAIMRGQVGDMSVEVHQLRAENQANSDARQRAERDSRKLESDLRAARKMNVDLSAEVLQSKSTIGSLEDTVRHLEADISKLTQEVVHLEANKVALTQSLAEVKAGNQMLSDSNKELKLEKQLLKRKTLELHNTLEEMNKVNATIRSRLDNWDKDSADLGQRMKQIVGAKAELQDFIRQLNSVNANIERRFEKMDSEYENLERKLRCAGMGDEGTADDVAKA